One window of Mangrovibacterium diazotrophicum genomic DNA carries:
- a CDS encoding tetratricopeptide repeat protein, whose protein sequence is MIRKSNITEYIDRYLSQELTGDELRDFNAEMAINPDVEEEMELHLDIEAAIQETDIMDLRSSLQAIAKQESEEELEDFVVAEGQNYSFELSEDMSSFKEFKSPVDISDIINFGQSLPKLHLAQHRVAEKENIHQYYKEQFQESQSNDEEFELTPFDEAIFAEVQQAMAEKDIADLRANLQQISANMPAHEFSSKEIDQYIYQDLDPDSLKDFESELAINEGLFKDVDLHREIDLATAETDIMDLRATLASIQQTESSTSRKIEEIDQFLNMELSEDELASFESELSNNPDLVAELDLHREIDTALLEKDVMHLRDKLDRISKDIIKEKRKERSFIARIPNSRIAVATIAASLILLISITSLLSRNKVTNERELYSQFFRPYEATGIFRSNNSDLDSQISIALHKYNQAEYAEAVGLFEEILKTDASNPVGNFYQGMAYQELGQFDNAIRSYNQVIKERNNLFIEQAQWYAALCYLQNDNRRKAFKQFQRIAENNGYYSEKASAILRKMAEME, encoded by the coding sequence ATGATACGTAAATCAAACATAACCGAATACATTGACCGATATCTTAGCCAGGAGTTGACCGGCGACGAGCTAAGAGATTTCAATGCAGAAATGGCCATCAATCCTGACGTGGAGGAAGAAATGGAACTTCACCTGGACATTGAAGCAGCCATCCAGGAAACTGACATCATGGATTTACGCAGCAGCCTGCAAGCAATTGCAAAACAGGAATCTGAAGAAGAATTGGAAGACTTCGTTGTTGCTGAAGGGCAAAACTACAGCTTCGAATTATCTGAAGACATGTCATCTTTCAAAGAATTTAAGTCACCGGTCGACATCAGCGATATTATTAACTTCGGGCAAAGTTTACCAAAACTGCACCTGGCACAACATCGTGTCGCTGAAAAAGAAAACATTCACCAGTACTACAAAGAACAATTCCAGGAAAGTCAATCAAACGACGAAGAATTTGAACTTACACCTTTCGACGAAGCTATCTTTGCTGAAGTACAGCAAGCAATGGCAGAGAAAGATATCGCCGACCTGAGAGCAAACCTGCAGCAGATCTCTGCAAACATGCCGGCTCACGAGTTCAGTTCTAAAGAGATTGACCAGTACATCTACCAGGATTTAGACCCTGATTCACTGAAAGATTTTGAAAGTGAACTGGCCATCAATGAAGGTTTATTCAAAGATGTTGACTTGCACCGGGAAATTGACCTGGCAACAGCTGAAACCGACATTATGGACCTGCGGGCAACCCTGGCATCCATCCAGCAAACCGAGTCTTCCACATCCCGTAAAATCGAGGAAATTGACCAGTTCCTGAATATGGAGCTTTCCGAAGACGAATTGGCTTCCTTTGAATCAGAACTATCAAACAATCCTGATTTAGTTGCAGAACTTGATCTGCACCGCGAAATTGACACTGCCCTGCTGGAAAAAGATGTAATGCATCTGCGTGATAAACTTGACCGCATCAGCAAAGATATCATCAAGGAAAAACGCAAAGAAAGATCATTCATCGCACGAATCCCGAATTCACGCATTGCTGTGGCTACAATTGCTGCCTCGCTCATCCTGCTGATCAGTATTACCAGCCTGTTGAGCCGAAACAAAGTCACCAACGAACGAGAGCTTTACAGCCAGTTTTTCAGACCTTATGAAGCAACCGGTATCTTCCGTTCAAACAACAGTGACCTGGACAGCCAAATCAGCATCGCACTCCATAAATATAACCAGGCTGAATATGCCGAAGCAGTAGGCTTGTTCGAAGAAATCCTGAAAACAGACGCCTCCAACCCGGTGGGTAACTTCTACCAGGGGATGGCTTACCAGGAACTCGGACAGTTCGACAACGCGATCAGATCCTACAACCAGGTAATCAAAGAAAGAAACAACCTGTTTATCGAACAAGCACAATGGTACGCTGCACTTTGCTACCTGCAAAACGATAACCGAAGAAAAGCTTTCAAACAATTCCAGCGCATTGCCGAAAACAATGGCTACTACAGCGAAAAAGCATCGGCAATACTTCGGAAAATGGCTGAAATGGAATAA
- a CDS encoding bacteriocin: protein MKTLFANNEKNIFDSFEVLTKNELNEVKGGISKDIDIYVEDLD, encoded by the coding sequence ATGAAAACTTTATTTGCTAACAACGAAAAAAACATTTTTGATTCATTCGAAGTATTAACAAAAAATGAATTAAACGAAGTTAAAGGCGGAATCAGTAAAGATATTGACATCTACGTTGAAGACCTTGACTAG
- a CDS encoding tetratricopeptide repeat protein, whose protein sequence is MIRKSNITEYIDRYLSQELTGDELRDFNAEMAINPDVEEEMELHLDIEAAIQETDIMDLRSSLQAIAKQESEEELEDFVVAEGQNYSFELSEDMSSFKEFKSPVDISDIINFGQSLPKLHLAQHRVAEKENIHQYYKEQFQESQSNDEEFELTPFDEAIFAEVQQAMAEKDIADLRANLQQISANMPAHEFSSKEIDQYIYQDLDPDSLKDFESELAINEGLFKDVDLHREIDLATAETDIMDLRATLASIQQTESSTSRKIEEIDQFLNMELSEDELASFESELSNNPDLVAELDLHREIDTALLEKDVMHLRDKLDRISKDIIKEKRKERSFIARIPNSRIAVATIAASLILLISITSLLSRNKVTNERELYSQFFRPYEATGIFRSNNSDLDSQISIALHKYNQAEYAEAVGLFEEILKTDASNPVGNFYQGMAYQELGQFDNAIRSYNQVIKERNNLFIEQAQWYAALCYLQNDNRRKAFKQFQRIAENNGYYSEKASAILRKMAEME, encoded by the coding sequence AATGGAACTTCACCTGGACATTGAAGCAGCCATCCAGGAAACTGACATCATGGATTTACGCAGCAGCCTGCAAGCAATTGCAAAACAGGAATCTGAAGAAGAATTGGAAGACTTCGTTGTTGCTGAAGGGCAAAACTACAGCTTCGAATTATCTGAAGACATGTCATCTTTCAAAGAATTTAAGTCACCGGTCGACATCAGCGATATTATTAACTTCGGGCAAAGTTTACCAAAACTGCACCTGGCACAACATCGTGTCGCTGAAAAAGAAAACATTCACCAGTACTACAAAGAACAATTCCAGGAAAGTCAATCAAACGACGAAGAATTTGAACTTACACCTTTCGACGAAGCTATCTTTGCTGAAGTACAGCAAGCAATGGCAGAGAAAGATATCGCCGACCTGAGAGCAAACCTGCAGCAGATCTCTGCAAACATGCCGGCTCACGAGTTCAGTTCTAAAGAGATTGACCAGTACATCTACCAGGATTTAGACCCTGATTCACTGAAAGATTTTGAAAGTGAACTGGCCATCAATGAAGGTTTATTCAAAGATGTTGACTTGCACCGGGAAATTGACCTGGCAACAGCTGAAACCGACATTATGGACCTGCGGGCAACCCTGGCATCCATCCAGCAAACCGAGTCTTCCACATCCCGTAAAATCGAGGAAATTGACCAGTTCCTGAATATGGAGCTTTCCGAAGACGAATTGGCTTCCTTTGAATCAGAACTATCAAACAATCCTGATTTAGTTGCAGAACTTGATCTGCACCGCGAAATTGACACTGCCCTGCTGGAAAAAGATGTAATGCATCTGCGTGATAAACTTGACCGCATCAGCAAAGATATCATCAAGGAAAAACGCAAAGAAAGATCATTCATCGCACGAATCCCGAATTCACGCATTGCTGTGGCTACAATTGCTGCCTCGCTCATCCTGCTGATCAGTATTACCAGCCTGTTGAGCCGAAACAAAGTCACCAACGAACGAGAGCTTTACAGCCAGTTTTTCAGACCTTATGAAGCAACCGGTATCTTCCGTTCAAACAACAGTGACCTGGACAGCCAAATCAGCATCGCACTCCATAAATATAACCAGGCTGAATATGCCGAAGCAGTAGGCTTGTTCGAAGAAATCCTGAAAACAGACGCCTCCAACCCGGTGGGTAACTTCTACCAGGGGATGGCTTACCAGGAACTCGGACAGTTCGACAACGCGATCAGATCCTACAACCAGGTAATCAAAGAAAGAAACAACCTGTTTATCGAACAAGCACAATGGTACGCTGCACTTTGCTACCTGCAAAACGATAACCGAAGAAAAGCTTTCAAACAATTCCAGCGCATTGCCGAAAACAATGGCTACTACAGCGAAAAAGCATCGGCAATACTTCGGAAAATGGCTGAAATGGAATAA